Proteins encoded together in one Passer domesticus isolate bPasDom1 chromosome 6, bPasDom1.hap1, whole genome shotgun sequence window:
- the LOC135302286 gene encoding serine/threonine-protein kinase pim-1-like, protein QEALQERYRLGSLLGRGGFGSVCSATRLSDGTPVAIKRVPRDRIRHWSELPDGTSAPLEIVLLAKVSCGCAGVIQLLEWLELPDSFLLVMERPERCQELSGFLAERRFLPEEEARGLFRQVLEAVRHCTSCGVLHRDIKPENILLNLASGQLKLIDFGCGAFLQDTAYTQFAGTLAYSPPEWTQHQSYHGEAATIWSLGLLLYQLVVGKHPFRRGQEIIWGRILFPARLSQECQDVIKRCLSMQPSDRPSLEELFCHPWVQGAPRP, encoded by the exons caggaggccctgcaggagcgctaccgcctgggttccctgctggggcgcggcggattcggcagcgtctgctcggcgacgcggctctcggacggcaccccg gtggccatcaaacgCGTGCCGCGGGATCGCATCCGgcactggagcgagctg cccgacggcaccagcgcgcccctggagatcgtgctgctggccaaggtgtcctgtgggtgtgctggtgtcattcagctgctggagtggcttgagctccccgacAGCTTCTTGCTGGTGATGGAGCGTCCAGAGCGGTGCCAGGAGCTCTCGGGTTTCCTGGCGGAGCGGAGGTTCCtgccggaggaggaggcgcgggggctgttccgccaggtgctggaggccgtgcggcactgcaccagctgcggggtcctgcacagggacatcaagCCTGAGAAcatcctgctcaacctggccagcgggcagctgaaactgattgactttggctgtggcgccttcctccaagacacagcctacacccAGTTTGCAG GAACCCTGGCCTACAGCCCTCCAGAGTGGACCCAGCACCAAAGCTACCATGGCGAGGCAGCGACGATCTGGTCCCTGGGCCTCCTGCTGTACCAGCTGGTCGTGGGGAAGCACCCGTTCAGGAGGGGCCAGGAGATCATCTGGGGGCGCATCTTGTTCCCAGCACGGCTCTCTCAag agtgccaagatGTCATTAAGAGGTGTTTGTCCATGCAGCCCTCGGACAGGCCATCATTAGAAGAGCTTTTCTGCCATCCTTGGGTGCAGGGTGCTCCTCGGCCCTAG